A single Salminus brasiliensis chromosome 20, fSalBra1.hap2, whole genome shotgun sequence DNA region contains:
- the dguok gene encoding deoxyguanosine kinase, mitochondrial, with protein MRFNTVTVTLHLTRRLLSNSSQCHVMHQMAGISHVKRVSIEGNIAVGKSTFAKLLKNAGQNWEVIPEPVSKWQNIEAATSQPVRSPQQTASNLLKMMYQDPKRWSYTFQTFSCMSRLRTQLQPPPASLLQSTETAVQVYERSIYSDRYIFAQNMFELDCINSTEWTVYQDWHSFLVEQFGPKVHLEGIIYLRAPPQTCLDRLGCRGREEEQGLQLDYLDTLHMQHDNWLINKSTEIHFDHLKNLPVLVLDASLEFEKDPEVQTRLIKEVTAFFNGL; from the exons ATGCGTTTTAATACTGTAACAGTGACACTGCATCTGACAAGACGTTTGCTTTCGAACTCGTCCCAGTGTCATGTGATGCACCAAATGGCTGGAATCAGCCATGTGAAGAGGGTTTCTATTGAAGGTAACATAG CGGTTGGGAAGTCTACTTTTGCAAAGTTATTGAAGAATGCAGGGCAAAACTGGGAAGTCATACCTGAACCTGTCAGCAAGTGGCAGAATATTGAGGCGGCAACCTCGCAA CCAGTGCGATCTCCCCAGCAAACGGCCAGTAACCTGCTAAAGATGATGTACCAAGACCCCAAGCGCTGGTCCTACACCTTCCAGACATTCTCTTGCATGAGCCGTTTGCGTACCCAGCTGCAGCCTCCACCCGCCAGTTTACTGCAATCCACAGAGACTGCTGTGCAGGTGTATGAACGCTCCATCTATAGCGACAG GTACATTTTTGCTCAGAATATGTTTGAGCTGGACTGTATAAATTCAACAGAATGGACTGTGTATCAGGACTGGCACTCCTTTCTCGTTGAGCAGTTTGGTCCTAAGGTACATCTGGAAGGGATCATCTACCTCAGAGCACCTCCACAG ACCTGCTTGGACAGGCTGGGCTGTCGAGGTAGGGAGGAAGAGCAAGGCTTGCAGTTGGACTACCTTGATACACTGCATATGCAGCATGACAACTGGCTTATTAACAAATCCACAGA AATTCATTTTGATCACTTGAAGAATCTTCCAGTGTTGGTATTGGATGCTAGTCTGGAGTTTGAGAAAGATCCTGAGGTTCAGACGAGACTTATTAAAGAG